Proteins encoded by one window of Halichondria panicea chromosome 8, odHalPani1.1, whole genome shotgun sequence:
- the LOC135339640 gene encoding NACHT domain- and WD repeat-containing protein 1-like isoform X1, giving the protein MDSVRAVSFPQDTSRAASVLRNRETDDIYNGDLSLKQEPLYKTVRIYISSELSDSIVEKRHLAAHVYPRLRQFCHFLGLQCVVVDLFREVPSTMPLPTPQALSDSMAYELETRGLLEMARDEIKLCQEVSVGPTFVTLLAQRYGHKALHKHIPERDFKLLLAAIDDHSMRQLVTQWYRQDTNALPPQYVLQSRSGMSHEEWKSIHQSLSRTTRKAAKVALGKDISKAQHYTMSVIEEEVCLGIFNMTKDPNQSCLWLKRTFTDLQEQRPSGDRMLAAYTDLVEGKRGAEFDQETLKILNHLKEARMPAKYVGLDSTNIFEFSLKWAKGKGVDTETHTDYLTQLSEQLLTALQSMVTSGFTGHLQNSDGVTHEILCHASYCKRKSLGFMDRPPITSRILDYLGGSSMTPLVLHGCVGSGKTSLMAGVACMLGTVSSLKRAAIVLRFIRATPNAQCVRHLLLDICKQLRVIYKQEIVELPKGYRSLCEALRRLLAFSSSDKPLILLLDGVDELSPEDGALGLSWLPLHLPEHVKIVLSTSSETKYSCFPVLQSLLSTHQENFIEVAELSSSDCKQLLNHSLKIRGRMLMGTQEKVVLDTFLKYRNPLYLQFLLREVTLWHSYQWNSSWTPITDLSGITKQFFSDVEDRLGRVFTRSALGYITASRDGLTEMELLDVLSCDDEVMQEVNQKWRPLHTPTSDTHTLTAIPPLLTAMFHRALRPLLDYHSGCGGSLVLRWSHHHLHEAAVSAYLSYPPTAQARYNTLANYFAGGLLQRTADEADGEKLHFEQPVVVSDELGLYNVRKLHLLPHLLTLARRHYELQRLLVDYEWLKASIVSISVLDLVAEFAAVLPLVPLARSAGASDSQYELVLLRDALSQSVEALCCDQLCLSSQLLGRLLPHVRGSSPWQWPNLKRILLRAFDDYCPAITPLHPLYHLPGGPLLVTMEGHRGLITSLASTVVRRSADNSLSMIVISSSEDKTLKSWDVKSTGVIKTFDGHTDKVLSVALTLNGRYAASGSADNTVRHWLVATAECLCMLRGHRGAVSAVVLTSDGQKIISGSSDKTIKIWNTDIESNTYGQVIFTLTSETHSPLTALTLCEDVWAVALCEDGRISLTDIISGEGRSVVGRERVTAITTARVEWFKYLLTGTQSGQVVVRDWVSMETSRVLQPPNEEEPVLAIAAGHKVVAAYKHMGLVVWDILSGSYLYSLTGQEGVVHTCTLADQGNLIVTGGDDQRVRIWDLKRSGDNKTTTQHKGDVLSIALSPCGNYGLSAGLDSMVIIYELTTMKIMKKLRAEAVSKVYAMRDGKHFLTSSSDECVQLWDGERGEVVREFSCYDDGVTCVDVTMNAELLVVGGESGKLTFWGVASGEKLKTLSSHSDSVVFVSFAKGTDFNYILSTCRSGEVCVRNFLTGKVVLQTHINSSEITCSAVSPNAALLAMGCEDTTCRIISIPSGQRLVTLTGHKLAVTSVSFLSNNTQCLTGSLDKTIRLFNTSTGECCTVFQTDLPITCISSDSRGEMIMYGTVGGWVSMAYHQSSASGVNPIVKELKGIASSSMSSASTESKTSVGSQGTENAASEILEAEEQFVYRMDEKAAVSTADSADYPIDVVIEVVNGNRNESLSSSENSGKIEWQKNNILQVTTTEDFSSAPSNDTDKLSASSKQAMEGMQEHEHSSRTDSVHVVKSSACLVL; this is encoded by the exons GTCAGTGGGTCCAACCTTTGTG ACTCTGCTGGCTCAGAGGTACGGCCACAAGGCTCTCCACAAACATATTCCAGAGAGAGATTTCAAATTGTTGCTAGCAGCCATTGACGATCACAGCATGAGACAGCTGGTGACTCAATGGTACAGGCAAGACACAAACGCCCTCCCTCCACAGTATGTCCTGCAGTCTCGTAGTGGAAT GTCTCATGAGGAATGGAAGTCCATCCACCAGTCACTGTCCAGGACCACCAGGAAGGCAGCAAAGGTGGCTCTCGGTAAAGACATCTCCAAAGCTCAACATTATACCATGTCAG TGATCGAAGAGGAGGTATGCCTGGGGATATTCAACATGACCAAGGATCCGAACCAATCCTGTCTGTGGCTCAAACGCACGTTCACAGATCTCCAGGAGCAGCGGCCATCAGGCGACCGGATGTTGGCCGCCTACACTGACCTGGTGGAGGGGAAGAGAGGGGCGGAGTTTGATCAAGAGACACTCAAGATACTGAACCATCTCAAGGAGGCCAGGATGCCAGCCAAATATGTGGG ACTTGATTCTACCAACATCTTTGAGTTCTCCCTGAAGTGGGCTAAGGGCAAGGGAGTGGATACAGAGACACACACTGACTATCTCACCCAGCTCTCAGAGCAGCTACTCACTGCACTACAGTCCATGGTTACCAGTGGTTTCACTGGACACCTGCAGAATAGCGATGGTGTGACCCACGAGATTCTCTGCCATGCCAGCTACTGCAAGAGGAAGAGCCTCGGATTTATG GATCGACCACCCATCACCTCTCGTATCCTTGACTACCTTGGAGGTTCGTCGATGACTCCTCTCGTCCTGCAcgggtgtgtggggagtggtaAGACTAGCCTGATGGCGGGGGTAGCTTGCATGCTGGGAACTGTTAGTTCCCTCAAGAGAGCAGCCATCGTGTTGCGGTTCATCAGAGCCACCCCTAACGCTCAATGTGTGAGACATCTTCTACTGGACATCTGCAAACAA CTGCGTGTTATATACAAGCAAGAGATCGTTGAATTGCCGAAGGGTTACAGATCACTTTGTGAGGCTTTGCGTCGATTGTTAGCATTTTCCTCGAGCGATAAACCACTTATTCTGCTATTGGATGGTGTGGATGAGCTATCACCAGAAGATGGAGCTCTCGGGTTGTCATGGCTACCGCTACACCTACCAGAGCACGTCAAGATTGTCCTGTCCACTTCCTCTGAAACAAAATACAGCTGTTTTCCCGTACTGCAGAGCCTGCTATCAACTCATCAGGAGAACTTCATTGAG GTGGCTGAGCTGAGTAGCTCTGATTGTAAGCAGCTGTTGAATCACTCGCTCAAAATAAGGGGGAGGATGCTAATGGGAACTCAGGAAAAAGTGGTCCTTGATACTTTTCTAAAGTATAGAAATCCACTGTATTTGCAGTTTCTTCTAAGAGAGGTCACCTTATGGCATTCCTACCAGtggaacagcagttggacaccAATCACTGACTTGAGCG GAATCACAAAGCAGTTTTTCAGTGATGTGGAGGACAGGTTAGGGAGGGTGTTTACGAGGAGTGCACTCGGCTACATCACGGCCTCAAGGGATGGCCTCACTGAAATGGAGCTCCTGGACGTGCTATCATGTGATGATGAG GTGATGCAAGAGGTCAATCAAAAGTGGCGCCCACTACACACCCCCACTTctgacacccacacactaacAGCCATCCCCCCACTCCTCACGGCCATGTTCCATCGTGCCCTCAGGCCACTCCTCGACTACCACAGTGGGTGTGGGGGATCACTAGTCTTGCGTTGGTCCCATCACCACCTACACGAGGCTGCAGTCTCCGCCTACCTCTCCTACCCACCCACTGCTCAGGCTCGTTACAACACACTCGCCAACTACTTTGCAGGTGGGCTACTTCAAAGGACTGCTGACGAAGCAG ATGGAGAGAAGCTTCATTTTGAACAGCCGGTGGTTGTGAGTGATGAGCTGGGTCTATACAATGTTCGTAAGCTCCACCTACTGCCACACCTCCTAACGCTCGCCCGGAGACACTATGAGCTGCAGCGACTGCTGGTTGACTACGAGTGGCTGAAGGCGAGTATTGTCAGTATCTCTGTCCTGGATCTGGTGGCAGAGTTTGCAGCTGTGTTGCCACTAGTGCCATTAGCCAG GAGTGCTGGTGCTAGTGATTCCCAGTATGAGCTAGTACTGTTGAGGGATGCCTTGAGTCAGTCAGTGGAGGCCCTGTGTTGTGACCAGCTCTGTCTATCCTCACAGCTACTGGGACGACTACTGCCACACGTTAGAGGCTCATCACCATGGCAATG GCCCAACCTAAAACGGATTTTGTTAAGAGCTTTTGATGACTACTGTCCAGCCATCACTCCCCTACACCCTCTCTACCACTTGCCTGGGGGGCCACTACTGGTCACCATGGAGGGACACAGAGGATTGATAACTAGCCTAGCATCCACTGTTGTACGTCGCTCGGCAGACAACAGTCTGTCAATGATTGTAATCAGCTCCTCTGAGGACAAGACGCTGAAGAGTTGGGATGTAAAGAGCACCGGAGTGATAAAGACGTTTGATGGTCACACAGACAAAGTGCTGAGTGTAGCGCTCACCTTGAATGGCCGATATGCAGCATCTGGATCCGCTGACAACACCGTCAG ACATTGGCTTGTGGCTACGGCTGAGTGCCTGTGTATGTTGAGGGGTCACAGGGGAGCTGTGAGTGCCGTGGTTCTTACCAGTGATGGGCAGAAAATCATCTCCGGGTCCTCAGACAAAACCATCAAAATCTGGAATACTGATATCGAGAGCAA CACGTATGGTCAGGTGATCTTCACGCTCACCTCTGAGACACATTCTCCTCTGACGGCCCTCACCCTGTGTGAGGACGTGTGGGCAGTCGCGCTGTGTGAGGACGGGCGTATTAGCCTCACTGATATCATCTCCGGGGAGGGGAGGAGTGTGGTGGGCAGGGAAAGAGTCACTGCTATCACCACGGCAAGAGTTGAATG GTTCAAGTATCTGTTGACAGGTACCCAATCTGGACAGGTGGTGGTGAGGGACTGGGTCTCCATGGAAACAAGTCGTGTCCTACAGCCGCCCAATGAGGAAGAGCCTGTACTAGCCATTGCAGCTGGTCATAAGGTGGTGGCTGCCTACAAACATAT GGGGTTGGTTGTGTGGGACATTCTCTCCGGCTCGTACCTCTACTCCCTGACAGGGCAAGAGGGCGTGGTCCATACCTGCACTCTAGCGGACCAAGGAAACCTCATTGTTACCGGTGGCGACGATCAACGTGTGCGGATATGGGACCTCAAGAGATCAGGTGATAACAAGACCACCACTCAACACAAAGGTGACGTCTTGTCAATAGCACTCTCTCCATGTGGTAACTATGGTCTGTCTGCTGGGCTGGACTCCATGGTGATCATCTACGAGCTGACAACGATGAAAATTATGAAGAAATTACGAGCCGAGGCTGTATCAAAAGTCTATGCTATGAGAGACGGGAAACATTTTCTGACCAGCTCGAGTGACGAATGTGTGCAGCTTTGGGACGGAGAGAGAGGGGAGGTGGTGCGGGAGTTCAGTTGTTATGACGACGGTGTAACGTGTGTCGATGTCACGATGAATGCAGAGTTATTGGTGGTCGGTGGAGAAAGTGGGAAATTGACATTTTGGGGTGTGGCCAGCGGAGAGAAACTTAAGACTTTGAGTAGCCATAGCGATAGTGTTGTGTTTGTCTCATTTGCGAAAGGAACTGATTTCAACTACATTCTGTCAACTTGTCGGTCTGGTGAAGTTTGTGTTAGAAACTTCCTCACTGGAAAAGTTGTTCTACAAACTCATATCAACTCTTCTGAGATCACGTGTTCTGCTGTTAGTCCGAACGCTGCTCTTCTGGCTATGGGCTGTGAGGACACCACCTGTCGCATCATCAGCATCCCCTCAGGGCAAAGACTCGTAACACTAACCGGGCACAAACTAGCCGTGACGTCAGTTAGCTTTTTATCAAACAACACACAATGTCTGACAGGCTCCCTGGACAAAACGATACGCCTGTTCAATACCAGCACCGGAGAATGTTGTACTGTCTTCCAAACTGACCTCCCGATCACTTGTATTAGTAGTGACAGCCGAGGGGAGATGATAATGTACGGCACTGTTGGGGGGTGGGTGTCGATGGCCTATCACCAATCCAGTGCGAGCGGAGTCAACCCTATCGTAAAAGAATTGAAAGGAATAGCCAGTTCATCTATGAGCTCGGCGAGCACGGAAAGCAAGACCAGCGTTGGTAGCCAAGGAACAGAGAATGCTGCTAGCGAGATTTTGGAAGCTGAAGAGCAATTCGTGTATCGAATGGACGAGAAGGCAGCTGTATCTACTGCGGACTCTGCGGATTATCCAATCGACGTGGTGATTGAAGTTGTCAATGGCAACAGGAATGAAAGTCTCTCATCTTCCGAGAACTCCGGTAAAATTGAATGGcagaaaaataacattttACAAGTCACTACTACTGAAGATTTTTCTAGTGCTCCCTCGAATGATACTGACAAACTCAGCGCAAGCAGCAAGCAGGCGATGGAGGGCATGCAAGAACATGAACATTCTAGTAGGACTGAcagcgtacatgtagtaaagtCATCAGCTTGTCTGGTTTTGTGA
- the LOC135339640 gene encoding NACHT domain- and WD repeat-containing protein 1-like isoform X2, with the protein MDSVRAVSFPQDTSRAASVLRNRETDDIYNGDLSLKQEPLYKTVRIYISSELSDSIVEKRHLAAHVYPRLRQFCHFLGLQCVVVDLFREVPSTMPLPTPQALSDSMAYELETRGLLEMARDEIKLCQEVSVGPTFVTLLAQRYGHKALHKHIPERDFKLLLAAIDDHSMRQLVTQWYRQDTNALPPQYVLQSRSGMSHEEWKSIHQSLSRTTRKAAKVALGKDISKAQHYTMSVIEEEVCLGIFNMTKDPNQSCLWLKRTFTDLQEQRPSGDRMLAAYTDLVEGKRGAEFDQETLKILNHLKEARMPAKYVGLDSTNIFEFSLKWAKGKGVDTETHTDYLTQLSEQLLTALQSMVTSGFTGHLQNSDGVTHEILCHASYCKRKSLGFMDRPPITSRILDYLGGSSMTPLVLHGCVGSGKTSLMAGVACMLGTVSSLKRAAIVLRFIRATPNAQCVRHLLLDICKQLRVIYKQEIVELPKGYRSLCEALRRLLAFSSSDKPLILLLDGVDELSPEDGALGLSWLPLHLPEHVKIVLSTSSETKYSCFPVLQSLLSTHQENFIEVAELSSSDCKQLLNHSLKIRGRMLMGTQEKVVLDTFLKYRNPLYLQFLLREVTLWHSYQWNSSWTPITDLSGITKQFFSDVEDRLGRVFTRSALGYITASRDGLTEMELLDVLSCDDEVMQEVNQKWRPLHTPTSDTHTLTAIPPLLTAMFHRALRPLLDYHSGCGGSLVLRWSHHHLHEAAVSAYLSYPPTAQARYNTLANYFADGEKLHFEQPVVVSDELGLYNVRKLHLLPHLLTLARRHYELQRLLVDYEWLKASIVSISVLDLVAEFAAVLPLVPLARSAGASDSQYELVLLRDALSQSVEALCCDQLCLSSQLLGRLLPHVRGSSPWQWPNLKRILLRAFDDYCPAITPLHPLYHLPGGPLLVTMEGHRGLITSLASTVVRRSADNSLSMIVISSSEDKTLKSWDVKSTGVIKTFDGHTDKVLSVALTLNGRYAASGSADNTVRHWLVATAECLCMLRGHRGAVSAVVLTSDGQKIISGSSDKTIKIWNTDIESNTYGQVIFTLTSETHSPLTALTLCEDVWAVALCEDGRISLTDIISGEGRSVVGRERVTAITTARVEWFKYLLTGTQSGQVVVRDWVSMETSRVLQPPNEEEPVLAIAAGHKVVAAYKHMGLVVWDILSGSYLYSLTGQEGVVHTCTLADQGNLIVTGGDDQRVRIWDLKRSGDNKTTTQHKGDVLSIALSPCGNYGLSAGLDSMVIIYELTTMKIMKKLRAEAVSKVYAMRDGKHFLTSSSDECVQLWDGERGEVVREFSCYDDGVTCVDVTMNAELLVVGGESGKLTFWGVASGEKLKTLSSHSDSVVFVSFAKGTDFNYILSTCRSGEVCVRNFLTGKVVLQTHINSSEITCSAVSPNAALLAMGCEDTTCRIISIPSGQRLVTLTGHKLAVTSVSFLSNNTQCLTGSLDKTIRLFNTSTGECCTVFQTDLPITCISSDSRGEMIMYGTVGGWVSMAYHQSSASGVNPIVKELKGIASSSMSSASTESKTSVGSQGTENAASEILEAEEQFVYRMDEKAAVSTADSADYPIDVVIEVVNGNRNESLSSSENSGKIEWQKNNILQVTTTEDFSSAPSNDTDKLSASSKQAMEGMQEHEHSSRTDSVHVVKSSACLVL; encoded by the exons GTCAGTGGGTCCAACCTTTGTG ACTCTGCTGGCTCAGAGGTACGGCCACAAGGCTCTCCACAAACATATTCCAGAGAGAGATTTCAAATTGTTGCTAGCAGCCATTGACGATCACAGCATGAGACAGCTGGTGACTCAATGGTACAGGCAAGACACAAACGCCCTCCCTCCACAGTATGTCCTGCAGTCTCGTAGTGGAAT GTCTCATGAGGAATGGAAGTCCATCCACCAGTCACTGTCCAGGACCACCAGGAAGGCAGCAAAGGTGGCTCTCGGTAAAGACATCTCCAAAGCTCAACATTATACCATGTCAG TGATCGAAGAGGAGGTATGCCTGGGGATATTCAACATGACCAAGGATCCGAACCAATCCTGTCTGTGGCTCAAACGCACGTTCACAGATCTCCAGGAGCAGCGGCCATCAGGCGACCGGATGTTGGCCGCCTACACTGACCTGGTGGAGGGGAAGAGAGGGGCGGAGTTTGATCAAGAGACACTCAAGATACTGAACCATCTCAAGGAGGCCAGGATGCCAGCCAAATATGTGGG ACTTGATTCTACCAACATCTTTGAGTTCTCCCTGAAGTGGGCTAAGGGCAAGGGAGTGGATACAGAGACACACACTGACTATCTCACCCAGCTCTCAGAGCAGCTACTCACTGCACTACAGTCCATGGTTACCAGTGGTTTCACTGGACACCTGCAGAATAGCGATGGTGTGACCCACGAGATTCTCTGCCATGCCAGCTACTGCAAGAGGAAGAGCCTCGGATTTATG GATCGACCACCCATCACCTCTCGTATCCTTGACTACCTTGGAGGTTCGTCGATGACTCCTCTCGTCCTGCAcgggtgtgtggggagtggtaAGACTAGCCTGATGGCGGGGGTAGCTTGCATGCTGGGAACTGTTAGTTCCCTCAAGAGAGCAGCCATCGTGTTGCGGTTCATCAGAGCCACCCCTAACGCTCAATGTGTGAGACATCTTCTACTGGACATCTGCAAACAA CTGCGTGTTATATACAAGCAAGAGATCGTTGAATTGCCGAAGGGTTACAGATCACTTTGTGAGGCTTTGCGTCGATTGTTAGCATTTTCCTCGAGCGATAAACCACTTATTCTGCTATTGGATGGTGTGGATGAGCTATCACCAGAAGATGGAGCTCTCGGGTTGTCATGGCTACCGCTACACCTACCAGAGCACGTCAAGATTGTCCTGTCCACTTCCTCTGAAACAAAATACAGCTGTTTTCCCGTACTGCAGAGCCTGCTATCAACTCATCAGGAGAACTTCATTGAG GTGGCTGAGCTGAGTAGCTCTGATTGTAAGCAGCTGTTGAATCACTCGCTCAAAATAAGGGGGAGGATGCTAATGGGAACTCAGGAAAAAGTGGTCCTTGATACTTTTCTAAAGTATAGAAATCCACTGTATTTGCAGTTTCTTCTAAGAGAGGTCACCTTATGGCATTCCTACCAGtggaacagcagttggacaccAATCACTGACTTGAGCG GAATCACAAAGCAGTTTTTCAGTGATGTGGAGGACAGGTTAGGGAGGGTGTTTACGAGGAGTGCACTCGGCTACATCACGGCCTCAAGGGATGGCCTCACTGAAATGGAGCTCCTGGACGTGCTATCATGTGATGATGAG GTGATGCAAGAGGTCAATCAAAAGTGGCGCCCACTACACACCCCCACTTctgacacccacacactaacAGCCATCCCCCCACTCCTCACGGCCATGTTCCATCGTGCCCTCAGGCCACTCCTCGACTACCACAGTGGGTGTGGGGGATCACTAGTCTTGCGTTGGTCCCATCACCACCTACACGAGGCTGCAGTCTCCGCCTACCTCTCCTACCCACCCACTGCTCAGGCTCGTTACAACACACTCGCCAACTACTTTGCAG ATGGAGAGAAGCTTCATTTTGAACAGCCGGTGGTTGTGAGTGATGAGCTGGGTCTATACAATGTTCGTAAGCTCCACCTACTGCCACACCTCCTAACGCTCGCCCGGAGACACTATGAGCTGCAGCGACTGCTGGTTGACTACGAGTGGCTGAAGGCGAGTATTGTCAGTATCTCTGTCCTGGATCTGGTGGCAGAGTTTGCAGCTGTGTTGCCACTAGTGCCATTAGCCAG GAGTGCTGGTGCTAGTGATTCCCAGTATGAGCTAGTACTGTTGAGGGATGCCTTGAGTCAGTCAGTGGAGGCCCTGTGTTGTGACCAGCTCTGTCTATCCTCACAGCTACTGGGACGACTACTGCCACACGTTAGAGGCTCATCACCATGGCAATG GCCCAACCTAAAACGGATTTTGTTAAGAGCTTTTGATGACTACTGTCCAGCCATCACTCCCCTACACCCTCTCTACCACTTGCCTGGGGGGCCACTACTGGTCACCATGGAGGGACACAGAGGATTGATAACTAGCCTAGCATCCACTGTTGTACGTCGCTCGGCAGACAACAGTCTGTCAATGATTGTAATCAGCTCCTCTGAGGACAAGACGCTGAAGAGTTGGGATGTAAAGAGCACCGGAGTGATAAAGACGTTTGATGGTCACACAGACAAAGTGCTGAGTGTAGCGCTCACCTTGAATGGCCGATATGCAGCATCTGGATCCGCTGACAACACCGTCAG ACATTGGCTTGTGGCTACGGCTGAGTGCCTGTGTATGTTGAGGGGTCACAGGGGAGCTGTGAGTGCCGTGGTTCTTACCAGTGATGGGCAGAAAATCATCTCCGGGTCCTCAGACAAAACCATCAAAATCTGGAATACTGATATCGAGAGCAA CACGTATGGTCAGGTGATCTTCACGCTCACCTCTGAGACACATTCTCCTCTGACGGCCCTCACCCTGTGTGAGGACGTGTGGGCAGTCGCGCTGTGTGAGGACGGGCGTATTAGCCTCACTGATATCATCTCCGGGGAGGGGAGGAGTGTGGTGGGCAGGGAAAGAGTCACTGCTATCACCACGGCAAGAGTTGAATG GTTCAAGTATCTGTTGACAGGTACCCAATCTGGACAGGTGGTGGTGAGGGACTGGGTCTCCATGGAAACAAGTCGTGTCCTACAGCCGCCCAATGAGGAAGAGCCTGTACTAGCCATTGCAGCTGGTCATAAGGTGGTGGCTGCCTACAAACATAT GGGGTTGGTTGTGTGGGACATTCTCTCCGGCTCGTACCTCTACTCCCTGACAGGGCAAGAGGGCGTGGTCCATACCTGCACTCTAGCGGACCAAGGAAACCTCATTGTTACCGGTGGCGACGATCAACGTGTGCGGATATGGGACCTCAAGAGATCAGGTGATAACAAGACCACCACTCAACACAAAGGTGACGTCTTGTCAATAGCACTCTCTCCATGTGGTAACTATGGTCTGTCTGCTGGGCTGGACTCCATGGTGATCATCTACGAGCTGACAACGATGAAAATTATGAAGAAATTACGAGCCGAGGCTGTATCAAAAGTCTATGCTATGAGAGACGGGAAACATTTTCTGACCAGCTCGAGTGACGAATGTGTGCAGCTTTGGGACGGAGAGAGAGGGGAGGTGGTGCGGGAGTTCAGTTGTTATGACGACGGTGTAACGTGTGTCGATGTCACGATGAATGCAGAGTTATTGGTGGTCGGTGGAGAAAGTGGGAAATTGACATTTTGGGGTGTGGCCAGCGGAGAGAAACTTAAGACTTTGAGTAGCCATAGCGATAGTGTTGTGTTTGTCTCATTTGCGAAAGGAACTGATTTCAACTACATTCTGTCAACTTGTCGGTCTGGTGAAGTTTGTGTTAGAAACTTCCTCACTGGAAAAGTTGTTCTACAAACTCATATCAACTCTTCTGAGATCACGTGTTCTGCTGTTAGTCCGAACGCTGCTCTTCTGGCTATGGGCTGTGAGGACACCACCTGTCGCATCATCAGCATCCCCTCAGGGCAAAGACTCGTAACACTAACCGGGCACAAACTAGCCGTGACGTCAGTTAGCTTTTTATCAAACAACACACAATGTCTGACAGGCTCCCTGGACAAAACGATACGCCTGTTCAATACCAGCACCGGAGAATGTTGTACTGTCTTCCAAACTGACCTCCCGATCACTTGTATTAGTAGTGACAGCCGAGGGGAGATGATAATGTACGGCACTGTTGGGGGGTGGGTGTCGATGGCCTATCACCAATCCAGTGCGAGCGGAGTCAACCCTATCGTAAAAGAATTGAAAGGAATAGCCAGTTCATCTATGAGCTCGGCGAGCACGGAAAGCAAGACCAGCGTTGGTAGCCAAGGAACAGAGAATGCTGCTAGCGAGATTTTGGAAGCTGAAGAGCAATTCGTGTATCGAATGGACGAGAAGGCAGCTGTATCTACTGCGGACTCTGCGGATTATCCAATCGACGTGGTGATTGAAGTTGTCAATGGCAACAGGAATGAAAGTCTCTCATCTTCCGAGAACTCCGGTAAAATTGAATGGcagaaaaataacattttACAAGTCACTACTACTGAAGATTTTTCTAGTGCTCCCTCGAATGATACTGACAAACTCAGCGCAAGCAGCAAGCAGGCGATGGAGGGCATGCAAGAACATGAACATTCTAGTAGGACTGAcagcgtacatgtagtaaagtCATCAGCTTGTCTGGTTTTGTGA